A genomic region of Melanotaenia boesemani isolate fMelBoe1 chromosome 21, fMelBoe1.pri, whole genome shotgun sequence contains the following coding sequences:
- the slc9a3r1a gene encoding Na(+)/H(+) exchange regulatory cofactor NHE-RF1a, which translates to MSHLRPRLCVLEKGTSGYGFHLHGDKGKTGQFIRLVEPDTPASAAGLLAGDRLMFVNGENVEGESHQQVVGRIRATTGALELIVVDAETGELLKKHNLQCRKEFVTQGIPVPGGDSDSDRGDAHSSNGTPRESTPVPRENGDASSERSGRSSISSSTKEERDERRPRLCHLKKGPGGYGFNLHSEKSKPGQFIKTVDEDSPAQRAGLRPQDKIIQVNGMSVVGKQHSEVVAAIKSGGDETRLLVVDPETEDFFKRCNVQPTEEHISGPLPEPASERASEETAAEKKPKASVSSSSSNTSSDSSLPAAGRSSSPPQAERSPTADSLGLGLSLAQAKERAHQKRAAKKAPAMDWSKRNELFSNL; encoded by the exons ATGTCCCACCTTCGACCCAGGCTGTGTGTGCTGGAGAAGGGAACCAGCGGCTACGGGTTCCACCTGCACGGAGACAAGGGCAAGACCGGGCAGTTTATCAGGCTCGTGGAGCCCGACACTCCCGCCTCCGCGGCCGGGCTGCTCGCGGGAGACCGACTGATGTTCGTGAACGGGGAGAATGTGGAGGGGGAGAGCCATCAGCAGGTGGTGGGCAGAATACGCGCGACCACCGGGGCTTTGGAGCTTATCGTGGTGGACGCCGAGACGGGGGAGCTTCTGAAGAAACACAACCTGCAGTGCCGAAAAGAGTTCGTCACGCAGGGGATTCCCGTGCCCGGCGGGGACAGCGACTCAGACCGCGGGGACGCTCACAGCAGCAACGGCACCCCGAGGGAGTCAACTCCTGTCCCGCGAGAGAACGGAGACGCCTCCTCCGAGAGGTCGGGGAGGTCGAGTATCAGCTCCAGCACCAAG GAGGAGCGTGACGAGCGGCGGCCTCGCCTCTGCCACCTGAAGAAAGGCCCCGGTGGTTACGGCTTCAACCTGCACAGCGAGAAGTCCAAACCTGGCCAGTTCATCAAGACCGTTGACGAAGACTCTCCAGCACAGAGAGCCGGCCTCCGACCGCAGGACAAGATCATCCAG GTGAATGGCATGTCGGTGGTTGGGAAGCAGCACTCGGAGGTGGTGGCGGCCATCAAATCTGGAGGAGACGAGACCAGACTGCTGGTGGTGGACCCCGAGACGGAAGACTTCTTCAAGAGATGCAACGTCCAGCCCACAGAGGAGCACATCAGTG GACCTCTTCCTGAGCCGGCGTCAGAGAGAGCATCAGAGGAG ACTGCAGCAGAGAAGAAACCTAAAGCATCCGTgagctcttcctcctccaacaCCTCATCCGACTCGTCCCTGCCGGCTGCAGGTCGCAGCTCCTCCCCACCACAG GCCGAGAGGTCCCCAACGGCCGACAGCCTGGGTCTGGGTCTGTCACTGGCCCAGGCCAAAGAAAGAGCCCATCAGAAGAGAGCTGCCAAGAAAGCCCCGGCCATGGACTGGAGCAAGAGAAACGAACTGTTCAGCAACTTATaa